A single Actinomadura algeriensis DNA region contains:
- the ligD gene encoding non-homologous end-joining DNA ligase: MSSKRVEVDGRSLNLSNLDKNLYPEFAKGEVIDYYARVAPVMLPHLKDRPATRIRWPDGVDGGKFFEKNAPSHTPDWIRTATVPSPGSTRGRDTVDYVVVDDLATLVWCANLAALELHVPQWKVGPRGKVHTPDLLVFDLDPGPPATIVEACKVAAMLRDLLTEDGLESYPKTSGKKGLHLYVPIEQPAQAERTSEYAKAAAQRLAGEHGDLVVAKMEKRLRKGKVFVDWSQNNPAKTTVAPYSLRAAASPAVSTPLTWDELGACKDAADLVFTPGDALDRIDERGDLLEPLLATDRPALP, encoded by the coding sequence GTGAGCAGTAAGAGGGTGGAGGTCGACGGGCGATCCCTGAACCTGTCCAACCTCGACAAGAACCTCTACCCCGAATTCGCCAAGGGCGAGGTCATCGACTACTACGCGCGGGTGGCGCCGGTCATGCTGCCGCACCTCAAAGACCGTCCGGCGACCCGCATCCGCTGGCCCGACGGCGTGGACGGGGGCAAGTTCTTCGAGAAGAACGCCCCCTCCCACACCCCCGACTGGATCCGGACCGCGACCGTCCCGTCGCCCGGCAGCACCAGGGGACGCGACACGGTCGACTACGTCGTCGTCGACGATCTGGCCACGCTCGTGTGGTGCGCGAACCTCGCAGCCCTGGAACTGCACGTCCCCCAGTGGAAGGTCGGGCCGCGAGGCAAAGTGCACACCCCCGACCTCTTGGTCTTCGACCTCGACCCGGGGCCGCCCGCCACCATCGTCGAAGCGTGCAAGGTCGCCGCCATGCTTCGTGACCTGCTCACAGAAGACGGGCTGGAGTCGTACCCCAAGACCAGCGGCAAGAAGGGCCTGCACCTCTACGTCCCGATCGAACAGCCCGCACAGGCGGAGCGGACGTCGGAGTACGCGAAGGCCGCCGCGCAGCGGCTCGCCGGGGAGCACGGCGACCTCGTCGTCGCGAAGATGGAGAAACGCCTGCGCAAGGGCAAGGTGTTCGTCGACTGGAGCCAGAACAACCCCGCCAAGACGACCGTCGCGCCCTACTCCCTCCGCGCCGCCGCGAGCCCCGCCGTCTCCACGCCCCTCACCTGGGACGAACTCGGCGCCTGCAAGGACGCCGCCGACCTCGTCTTCACCCCCGGCGACGCCCTCGACCGCATCGACGAGCGCGGCGACCTGCTCGAACCGCTCCTCGCCACGGACCGTCCCGCCCTCCCCTGA
- the ku gene encoding non-homologous end joining protein Ku yields the protein MRSIWKGAISFGLVTIPVKVYSATEQRDVSFHQVHREDGGRIKYKRVCSVDGEEVAYADIAKGYELPSGEMVILTDEDFADLPLSSSRRIDVLQFVEQEEVDPIYFAKSYYLEPDAQGAKPYVLLRDALENSGQVAIVKIALRQRESLATLRVRGGVFVLETMLWPDEVRTPDFPFLEEDIEVRKQELSMATSLIESMEGDFDPSEYKDAYREALQAVIDAKIEGREVARPAEEAEEEPAADLLSALRASVEAAKKSRGGENAGEKAPARKKAPARKKPSSGGTKKETAKKEPAKGRSRKSA from the coding sequence ATGCGCAGTATCTGGAAGGGCGCGATCTCGTTCGGGCTGGTGACGATCCCCGTCAAGGTCTACTCGGCGACCGAGCAGCGGGACGTCAGCTTCCACCAGGTGCACCGCGAGGACGGCGGCCGCATCAAGTACAAGCGGGTCTGCAGCGTCGACGGCGAGGAGGTCGCCTACGCCGACATCGCCAAGGGCTACGAGCTGCCCAGCGGCGAGATGGTCATCCTCACCGACGAGGACTTCGCCGACCTGCCGCTGTCGTCGAGCCGCCGCATCGACGTCCTCCAGTTCGTCGAGCAGGAGGAGGTCGACCCGATCTACTTCGCGAAGTCGTACTACCTGGAGCCGGACGCGCAGGGCGCCAAGCCGTACGTGCTGCTGCGGGACGCGCTGGAGAACTCGGGGCAGGTCGCGATCGTGAAGATCGCGCTGCGGCAGCGGGAGTCGCTGGCGACGCTGCGGGTGCGCGGCGGCGTGTTCGTCCTGGAGACGATGCTGTGGCCGGACGAGGTCCGCACCCCCGACTTCCCGTTCCTGGAGGAGGACATCGAGGTCCGCAAGCAGGAACTGTCGATGGCGACGTCGCTGATCGAGTCGATGGAGGGCGACTTCGACCCGTCCGAGTACAAGGACGCCTACCGCGAGGCGCTGCAGGCCGTCATCGACGCGAAGATCGAGGGACGCGAGGTGGCGCGGCCCGCCGAGGAGGCCGAGGAGGAGCCCGCCGCCGACCTGCTCAGCGCGCTGCGCGCCAGCGTCGAGGCCGCGAAGAAGAGCCGGGGCGGGGAGAACGCGGGGGAGAAGGCCCCGGCGCGCAAGAAGGCGCCCGCGCGCAAGAAGCCGTCGTCGGGCGGTACGAAGAAGGAGACGGCGAAGAAGGAGCCCGCCAAGGGGCGCAGCCGTAAGTCCGCGTGA
- a CDS encoding DEAD/DEAH box helicase, which yields MEAFPIQELALPIALGGHDIIGQARTGTGKTLAFGIAVLQRIEHGGRKPQALIVAPTRELALQVTDDLLVAGGKLGTRVLSVYGGRAYEPQISALRDGVDVVVGTPGRLLDLVKQKHLDLSQVGVLVLDEADRMLDLGFLPDIERIIKKVPDDRQTMLFSATMPGEIVSLSRSYLTRPTNVRAESHTESDATPQVAQHVFQAHQMDKPEMLARMLQAEGRGLTMVFCQTKRACDRVAADLAQRGFDAAAVHGDLGQSQRERALRAFRAGKIGVLVATDVAARGLDVDDVTHVVNYECPDSADTYVHRIGRTGRAGKEGVAVTLVDWSDITRWKLINGQLDLPFAALEETYSTSPHFFEALGIPEGTKGRLPKEKRNDRAGLDAEELEDIGETGKTRSRPHETERERPRPPRRKRDRTRTRGGRPVEQAAPKDDNVVDAVATERKRSRTRRRTRAGKPTGETTESQTA from the coding sequence GTGGAAGCGTTCCCGATCCAGGAGCTCGCCCTGCCGATCGCGCTCGGCGGGCACGACATCATCGGCCAGGCCCGCACGGGCACCGGCAAGACGCTCGCGTTCGGCATCGCCGTCCTGCAGCGCATCGAGCACGGCGGCCGCAAGCCGCAGGCGCTCATCGTCGCGCCGACCCGCGAGCTGGCCCTGCAGGTCACCGACGACCTGCTGGTCGCCGGCGGCAAGCTCGGCACCCGCGTGCTGTCGGTCTACGGCGGCCGCGCGTACGAGCCGCAGATCTCGGCGCTGCGCGACGGCGTGGACGTCGTCGTCGGCACCCCCGGCCGGCTCCTCGACCTCGTCAAGCAGAAGCACCTCGACCTGTCGCAGGTCGGCGTGCTCGTCCTCGACGAGGCCGACCGCATGCTCGACCTCGGGTTCCTGCCCGACATCGAGCGGATCATCAAGAAGGTCCCCGACGACCGGCAGACGATGCTGTTCTCGGCGACCATGCCGGGCGAGATCGTCTCGCTGTCGCGCAGCTACCTGACCCGGCCCACCAACGTGCGGGCCGAGTCGCACACCGAGTCGGACGCCACGCCGCAGGTCGCCCAGCACGTCTTCCAGGCCCACCAGATGGACAAGCCGGAGATGCTGGCGCGGATGCTGCAGGCCGAGGGCCGTGGGCTGACCATGGTCTTCTGCCAGACGAAGCGCGCGTGCGACCGTGTCGCGGCCGACCTCGCCCAGCGCGGGTTCGACGCCGCGGCCGTGCACGGCGACCTCGGGCAGAGCCAGCGCGAGCGGGCCCTGCGAGCGTTCCGCGCCGGCAAGATCGGCGTGCTGGTGGCCACGGACGTGGCGGCCCGCGGGCTCGACGTCGACGACGTCACGCACGTCGTCAACTACGAGTGCCCCGACAGCGCCGACACCTACGTGCACCGCATCGGCCGCACCGGCCGGGCGGGCAAGGAGGGCGTCGCCGTCACGCTCGTCGACTGGTCCGACATCACCCGGTGGAAGCTGATCAACGGTCAGCTCGACCTGCCGTTCGCGGCGCTGGAAGAGACCTACTCGACCTCGCCGCACTTCTTCGAGGCGCTCGGCATCCCCGAGGGCACCAAGGGCCGTCTGCCCAAGGAGAAGCGGAACGACCGGGCCGGGTTGGACGCCGAGGAGCTCGAGGACATCGGCGAGACCGGCAAGACCCGCAGCCGCCCGCACGAGACGGAGCGGGAGCGGCCGCGGCCGCCGCGCCGCAAGCGCGACCGGACCCGCACCCGCGGCGGCCGTCCGGTCGAGCAGGCCGCACCGAAGGACGACAACGTCGTCGACGCCGTCGCCACCGAGCGCAAGCGGAGCCGCACCCGGCGCCGCACCCGCGCGGGCAAGCCGACCGGCGAGACGACGGAGTCGCAGACCGCCTGA
- a CDS encoding TetR/AcrR family transcriptional regulator — protein MTATPDARPRGTRLPRMARRRQLLGAAQEVFVAQGYHAAAMDEIAERAGVSKPVLYQHFPGKLELYLALLDEHAESLVKTVRDALESTTDNKLRVQASMQAFYDFVAGDGEAYRLVFESDLRNVAPVRARVDRANQQCAEMIAQVIAEDTDAPRDEAHLLGMGLVGMAEVSARYWLAQHRAIPKDTAEKIIARLAWRGISGFPRTT, from the coding sequence GTGACCGCGACCCCGGACGCCCGCCCCCGTGGCACACGACTGCCGCGAATGGCGCGCCGTAGGCAACTCCTCGGCGCGGCCCAGGAGGTGTTCGTCGCGCAGGGGTACCACGCGGCGGCGATGGACGAGATCGCCGAGCGCGCAGGCGTCAGCAAGCCCGTCCTCTACCAGCACTTCCCGGGCAAGCTCGAGCTGTACCTGGCGCTGCTCGACGAGCACGCCGAGAGCCTCGTGAAGACGGTCCGCGACGCGCTGGAGTCCACCACGGACAACAAGCTGCGGGTGCAGGCCAGCATGCAGGCGTTCTACGACTTCGTCGCCGGCGACGGCGAGGCGTACCGGCTCGTGTTCGAGTCCGACCTGCGCAACGTCGCGCCCGTCCGGGCCCGCGTCGACCGCGCCAACCAGCAGTGCGCCGAGATGATCGCCCAGGTCATCGCCGAGGACACCGACGCCCCCCGCGACGAGGCGCACCTCCTCGGCATGGGGCTGGTCGGCATGGCCGAGGTCAGCGCCCGCTACTGGCTGGCGCAGCACCGGGCGATCCCCAAGGACACCGCCGAGAAGATCATCGCGCGGCTCGCCTGGCGCGGGATCTCCGGTTTCCCCCGGACGACCTGA
- a CDS encoding DUF3107 domain-containing protein, producing MQVRIGVQSVPKELVVETAQSADEIQKSLADALAQDNGVLVLQDRRSGRVVVPARSVGYLEIAEDEQRSVGFGT from the coding sequence GTGCAGGTTCGCATCGGCGTGCAGTCCGTGCCCAAGGAACTCGTGGTCGAGACCGCGCAGTCCGCCGACGAGATCCAGAAGTCGCTGGCCGACGCGCTCGCCCAGGACAACGGCGTCCTCGTCCTGCAGGACCGCCGCTCGGGACGCGTCGTCGTCCCGGCCCGCAGCGTCGGCTACCTCGAGATCGCCGAGGACGAGCAGCGCAGCGTCGGCTTCGGCACCTGA
- a CDS encoding glycerophosphodiester phosphodiesterase, with translation MQPKPAVSAHRRDEAGLDGLREAAESGAEYVEIDIRRTGDGRLVVHHDATVGGLPLKRLTYARLQEVSPRPVPLVEDAMEIIAGKARGHLDLKERGCEHETVALALEAFGPQFVVTTGEVPSLVEIKTRFPQAMTALSVGRNLWERGAAANNFAPLPLIRRAGADMVALNHRLARVGVLRQCARAGFPAMIWTVNAEPVMRRFLGDPRVAVLVTDHPAKALALRDG, from the coding sequence CGCATCGGCGGGACGAGGCGGGGCTGGACGGTCTCCGCGAGGCGGCCGAGTCCGGCGCCGAGTACGTGGAGATCGACATCCGCCGGACGGGCGACGGGCGGCTCGTCGTCCACCATGACGCCACGGTGGGCGGGCTGCCGCTGAAGCGGCTGACCTACGCGCGCCTGCAGGAGGTGTCGCCGCGTCCCGTCCCGCTCGTCGAGGACGCCATGGAGATCATCGCGGGGAAGGCGCGCGGGCACCTGGACCTCAAGGAGCGCGGCTGCGAGCACGAGACGGTCGCGCTGGCGCTGGAGGCGTTCGGTCCGCAGTTCGTCGTCACCACCGGCGAGGTGCCGTCGCTGGTCGAGATCAAGACGCGGTTTCCGCAGGCCATGACGGCGCTGTCGGTCGGCCGGAACCTCTGGGAGCGGGGGGCGGCGGCGAACAACTTCGCGCCGCTGCCGCTGATCCGCCGGGCGGGCGCCGACATGGTGGCGCTCAACCACCGGCTGGCCCGGGTCGGCGTGCTGCGGCAGTGCGCGCGCGCCGGGTTCCCCGCCATGATCTGGACGGTGAACGCGGAGCCGGTGATGCGGCGGTTCCTGGGCGATCCGCGCGTGGCCGTCCTGGTGACCGACCATCCCGCGAAGGCTCTGGCGCTGCGGGACGGCTGA
- a CDS encoding dihydrolipoyl dehydrogenase family protein — protein sequence MGEGPGELDHHYDAVVLGGGTAGERVAAGLARAGRDVALVEDRLVGGVSPYFADVPSKALLLSARRGEPWELAVARRDGLTGGRTDDRAAARMAEAGVTVLRGRGRIRGPGRVEVDGAEHGYGELIVCTGGEPVIPPVDGLADVPLWTSDDALTVPDLPRRLVVLGGGPVGCELAQVYASFGSQVAVVEASGRLLTAEAPFAGDVLADALRRAGVDLRLGAGVAQVERKESGLRLWLSDGGTLDADRILVAAGRRPRATGLGLESLGVTVSPGRGVPVDETCRVQGAEGGVWAAGDVTGIARTTHAARYQADVVLSNVLGGRREADYRAIPRVVYTTPTVYATGITPGQAAELGIDLRTAGYDLAATARAAVEADDRGRVELYADRSRGVLIGAAAAGLHAEEWMSEIALAIRAETPLTLLADVVHAFPTYGESVEAPLRELAGRLAAPEEEAR from the coding sequence ATGGGGGAAGGACCGGGGGAGTTGGATCACCACTACGACGCCGTCGTGCTCGGCGGCGGGACCGCGGGGGAACGCGTCGCCGCCGGCCTCGCCCGCGCCGGGCGCGACGTCGCACTCGTCGAGGACCGCCTGGTGGGCGGGGTGTCGCCGTACTTCGCGGACGTCCCCTCCAAGGCGCTGCTGCTGTCGGCGCGGCGCGGGGAGCCGTGGGAACTCGCGGTGGCCCGCCGGGACGGGCTGACCGGCGGCCGCACCGACGACCGCGCCGCCGCCCGGATGGCCGAGGCCGGCGTCACCGTGCTGCGCGGCCGCGGCCGGATCCGCGGCCCCGGCCGCGTCGAGGTCGACGGCGCCGAACACGGCTACGGCGAACTGATCGTCTGCACCGGTGGCGAACCGGTGATCCCGCCGGTGGACGGCCTCGCCGACGTCCCGCTGTGGACGAGCGACGACGCGCTGACCGTCCCCGACCTGCCCCGCCGCCTGGTCGTCCTCGGCGGCGGCCCCGTCGGCTGCGAGCTCGCCCAGGTGTACGCGTCGTTCGGCTCGCAGGTCGCGGTCGTCGAGGCGTCCGGGCGGCTGCTGACCGCCGAGGCCCCGTTCGCGGGCGACGTCCTCGCCGACGCGCTGCGCCGCGCCGGTGTCGACCTGCGGCTCGGCGCGGGCGTCGCGCAGGTCGAGCGCAAGGAGTCCGGCCTGCGCCTCTGGCTGTCGGACGGCGGCACCCTGGACGCCGACCGGATCCTCGTCGCCGCGGGCCGCCGCCCCCGCGCCACCGGTCTCGGCCTGGAGTCCCTCGGCGTCACCGTCTCCCCCGGCCGGGGCGTCCCCGTGGACGAGACGTGCCGGGTGCAGGGCGCCGAGGGGGGTGTGTGGGCCGCCGGTGACGTCACCGGCATCGCCCGTACCACGCACGCGGCCCGCTACCAGGCGGACGTGGTCCTCTCGAACGTCCTCGGGGGCCGCCGCGAGGCCGACTACCGCGCGATCCCTCGCGTCGTCTACACCACCCCCACGGTGTACGCGACCGGGATCACGCCCGGACAGGCGGCGGAACTCGGCATAGACCTCCGCACGGCCGGGTACGACCTCGCCGCAACGGCCCGAGCGGCGGTCGAGGCCGACGACCGCGGCCGGGTGGAGCTGTACGCCGACCGATCCCGCGGCGTGCTGATCGGCGCCGCCGCGGCCGGGCTCCACGCCGAGGAGTGGATGAGCGAGATCGCACTGGCCATTCGCGCCGAGACGCCGCTGACGCTGCTCGCCGACGTCGTGCACGCGTTCCCGACGTACGGCGAGTCCGTCGAGGCGCCCCTGCGCGAACTGGCCGGACGCCTCGCCGCACCAGAGGAGGAAGCGCGATGA
- a CDS encoding serine/threonine-protein kinase: MPKAGEWRVDGFTEVRDLGAGAHGRVVLARHATAGTPVAIKYLILRDGDEPALGRLRDEAVMLGRVRDPHVVRLYRFTVGPGAAALVMEAVDGVSLKRVLAEHGALGPEAALLVLKGSLLGLAAAHEAGVVHRDYKPANVVVRADGLSKLIDFGVATFAGERTGAGTPAYMAPEQWEWRPASAATDVYAATCVFVECVTGRRPFGGVDAAGLAGLHLRGPIPLDGVPEALADLVTRGMAKSPDDRPHSAAAFVEELERAASAAYGPEWERRGLRALAGAAVALAALFPLVAVGLAPAGAAGAAAGGAAGAGAASAGGGGILAAGGAKAAVAAVASAAVIAAGSAGVHAARSDGVGAAAPPAASPPATGAIVRKVSNSSTLSAPAARMTAEYPQFSGLPAALQSKINSAIRRPVAEWLRGGNKDILAFQPDEPATPYTGNVTYDVGLGGPGLFTVRYHFGGSVMTKNSRLIQIVIIDLRNGRVLGTDDLFRPEKLTATGMSGFTRLLGRHLPTDRDGVGDACDVGGPYSSEAEDVPLEHVSEGHLYAMPTRQGIEFYPPLFSMGYGMVCNWTMYSVPYRDLGEFIRPEIFRAAGVPVPSP; this comes from the coding sequence ATGCCGAAGGCGGGTGAGTGGCGTGTCGACGGGTTCACCGAGGTCCGGGATCTGGGCGCGGGCGCGCATGGACGGGTCGTCTTGGCCCGGCACGCGACCGCCGGGACCCCCGTCGCGATCAAGTACCTGATCCTGCGGGACGGCGACGAACCCGCCCTCGGCCGGTTGCGCGACGAGGCCGTCATGCTCGGCCGGGTGCGCGACCCGCACGTCGTCCGGCTCTACCGGTTCACGGTCGGGCCGGGGGCCGCCGCGCTGGTGATGGAGGCGGTCGACGGCGTCTCGCTGAAACGCGTCCTGGCCGAGCACGGCGCCCTCGGACCCGAGGCGGCGCTGCTCGTCCTGAAGGGGTCGCTGCTGGGGCTCGCGGCGGCGCACGAGGCGGGGGTGGTGCACCGCGACTACAAGCCCGCGAACGTCGTCGTCCGCGCGGACGGGCTCAGCAAGCTGATCGACTTCGGCGTGGCGACGTTCGCGGGTGAACGCACCGGAGCGGGCACCCCCGCCTACATGGCGCCGGAGCAGTGGGAGTGGCGGCCCGCCTCCGCGGCCACGGACGTGTACGCCGCGACCTGCGTGTTCGTCGAATGCGTCACCGGACGCCGTCCGTTCGGCGGCGTGGACGCGGCCGGCCTCGCGGGCCTGCACCTGCGCGGGCCGATCCCGCTCGACGGCGTCCCGGAGGCGCTCGCGGACCTGGTGACGCGGGGAATGGCCAAGTCCCCGGACGACCGGCCGCACTCGGCCGCCGCGTTCGTCGAGGAGCTGGAGCGGGCGGCGTCGGCCGCGTACGGCCCGGAGTGGGAGCGGCGTGGGCTGCGCGCCCTGGCGGGCGCCGCGGTGGCCCTCGCCGCGTTGTTCCCGCTTGTGGCGGTGGGACTGGCCCCGGCCGGGGCGGCCGGGGCGGCGGCGGGCGGGGCGGCGGGGGCCGGTGCGGCGAGTGCCGGGGGCGGCGGGATCCTCGCGGCGGGCGGCGCGAAGGCGGCCGTGGCCGCCGTCGCGTCGGCCGCCGTGATCGCCGCCGGGAGCGCGGGCGTCCACGCCGCCCGATCGGACGGCGTGGGGGCCGCCGCGCCGCCCGCCGCGTCCCCGCCGGCGACGGGCGCGATCGTGCGGAAGGTGTCGAACAGCAGCACGCTCAGCGCCCCGGCCGCACGTATGACGGCGGAGTATCCCCAGTTCAGCGGGCTTCCGGCCGCCCTGCAATCGAAGATTAACAGTGCGATCCGGCGCCCTGTCGCCGAATGGCTGCGCGGCGGCAACAAGGACATTCTGGCCTTCCAGCCGGACGAGCCCGCGACGCCGTACACGGGGAACGTCACGTACGACGTGGGACTCGGGGGACCCGGCCTCTTCACCGTCCGCTACCACTTCGGCGGGAGCGTGATGACCAAGAACTCCCGCCTGATCCAGATCGTCATCATCGACCTGAGGAACGGGCGAGTGCTGGGGACGGACGATCTGTTCCGTCCGGAGAAGCTCACGGCGACCGGCATGAGCGGCTTCACCCGGCTGCTCGGCCGTCACCTTCCCACCGATCGCGACGGCGTCGGTGATGCCTGTGACGTGGGCGGGCCGTACTCGTCGGAGGCGGAGGACGTGCCGCTCGAACACGTGTCCGAGGGACATCTGTACGCGATGCCGACCCGGCAGGGGATCGAGTTCTACCCCCCGCTTTTCAGCATGGGGTACGGCATGGTTTGCAACTGGACCATGTACAGCGTCCCCTACCGGGACCTGGGCGAGTTCATCCGGCCCGAGATCTTCCGCGCCGCCGGGGTACCGGTGCCGTCACCGTGA
- the ligD gene encoding non-homologous end-joining DNA ligase yields the protein MTMPWPVEPMMAATGDLPGDGARWGLELKWDGVRAVAQVSADGLRAIGRRGGDVASRYPELSALVDLLPGHDVVLDGEVVAFEQGRPSFERLQRRMHVANPAPRLVRDVPVRYVVFDLLYLDGYVLFDTPYSDRRALLAGLDLAGSGPVEVPPYLDGGDAEQVAELLAFTREQHLEGLLAKRLDSPYRPGRRVDFWRKVKNFLTREVIVCGWKPGKGRREGGVGSLLLGEYDGKGRLGFVGHVGTGFSDRFLDELYETLWPLRRPTSPYDEPVPREFARDAQWVDPSLVGEVAYSARTRDGRLRFPSWRGLRDDKDPLEVTSEQ from the coding sequence ATGACCATGCCTTGGCCCGTCGAGCCCATGATGGCCGCCACCGGTGACCTGCCCGGCGACGGCGCGCGCTGGGGCCTGGAGCTGAAGTGGGACGGCGTCCGCGCGGTGGCGCAGGTGTCGGCGGACGGCCTGCGCGCGATCGGCCGGCGCGGCGGCGACGTCGCGTCCCGCTACCCGGAGCTGTCCGCGCTGGTCGACCTGCTTCCCGGGCACGACGTCGTCCTGGACGGCGAGGTCGTCGCGTTCGAGCAGGGCAGGCCGAGTTTCGAGCGGCTGCAGCGGCGGATGCACGTCGCGAACCCCGCTCCCCGGCTCGTCCGGGACGTCCCGGTCCGGTACGTGGTGTTCGACCTGCTCTACCTGGACGGGTACGTCCTGTTCGACACGCCGTACTCGGATCGGCGCGCACTGCTCGCGGGGCTGGACCTCGCGGGCAGCGGCCCCGTCGAGGTCCCCCCGTACCTGGACGGCGGCGACGCCGAGCAGGTCGCGGAACTGCTCGCGTTCACGCGGGAGCAGCACCTGGAAGGACTGCTCGCCAAACGGCTCGACTCCCCTTACCGTCCGGGCCGCCGAGTCGACTTCTGGCGGAAGGTGAAGAACTTCCTCACGCGCGAAGTGATCGTGTGCGGCTGGAAGCCCGGTAAGGGACGACGCGAAGGCGGAGTGGGGTCGCTGCTACTGGGCGAGTACGACGGCAAGGGCCGCCTGGGGTTCGTCGGTCATGTCGGCACCGGCTTCTCGGACCGTTTCCTGGACGAACTGTACGAGACGCTCTGGCCGCTGCGACGTCCGACGAGTCCCTACGACGAGCCCGTCCCGCGCGAGTTCGCCCGGGACGCGCAGTGGGTTGACCCGAGCCTCGTCGGGGAGGTCGCCTACAGCGCCCGCACCAGGGACGGCCGCCTGCGGTTCCCGTCCTGGCGGGGCCTGCGTGACGACAAGGACCCCCTGGAGGTCACGAGTGAGCAGTAA